CCAAGAAATATTAAATAAAATATTTAAAAAGCTAGACGATTTTACAGGTCAAAATAGACATCTTGAAGATGATGCCTCAATGGTTATTTTTCAATTGAAATAGATATTTTTGTCACTTATATAAAAAAATGCTTTAGTAGAGATACTTAACATTTCTAATTGATATGGCAAAAGTTTGGAGTAAAAGGTTTGATAATGCACTTGACCCTTTTATTGAAAAGTTTAATGCCTCAATTGGTTTTGATAGAAAGCTTATTTTAGAAGATATAGATTGCTCGATTGCTCATGCAAAAATGCTTGGCAAAACTAAAGTTTTATCCTCTTCTGAAGCTTTGCAAATTATAAATGGATTAGAATCAATAAAAGTTGAGTATTTGGAGGGTAAATTTAGTCCTGGCCCACCTTCTGAAGATATTCACTATTGTATAGAAGAAAAGCTTATAAGTTTAATTGGTGAAACTGGAAAAAAATTACATACAGGTAGAAGTAGAAATGATCAAGTTGGCACAGATATACGATTGTGGCTAAGAAAAGAGATTGATAATATTGAAATTTTAATAACTGATTTACAAAAATCCTTCTTAAATATTGCGAAATCCAATATCTATACCTTAATTCCTGGATATACCCACATGCAAAGAGCTCAACCTTTATCTTTGGCCCATCATTTATTGGCTTATATAGAAATGCTCCAAAGAGACCGTGAAAGGTATAAAGAAGTACGCTCAAGAGTTAATATTTCTCCGTTAGGAGCTGCAGCTTTAGCTGGAACAAAAATAAAAATAGATAGGCACTTTACAGCTGCAGAATTGGGTTTTGAAAAGATTTATAAAAACAGTATTGATGCAGTTAGTGATAGAGATTTTTGTATAGAGTTTGTTTCTGCCTCTGCTTTGTTGATGTCTCATTTAAGTAAAATTTCAGAGGAAATAATATTATGGGTAACTGATGAATTTTCTTTTGCAAAATTAACAGATAAATGTGCCACAGGAAGCAGCTTAATGCCGCAGAAAAAAAATCCTGACGTTCCAGAATTGATAAGAGGTAAGACAGGAAGAGTGTATGGGCATCTCCAGGCGTTATTAACAAT
The Prochlorococcus marinus XMU1405 genome window above contains:
- the argH gene encoding argininosuccinate lyase; the encoded protein is MAKVWSKRFDNALDPFIEKFNASIGFDRKLILEDIDCSIAHAKMLGKTKVLSSSEALQIINGLESIKVEYLEGKFSPGPPSEDIHYCIEEKLISLIGETGKKLHTGRSRNDQVGTDIRLWLRKEIDNIEILITDLQKSFLNIAKSNIYTLIPGYTHMQRAQPLSLAHHLLAYIEMLQRDRERYKEVRSRVNISPLGAAALAGTKIKIDRHFTAAELGFEKIYKNSIDAVSDRDFCIEFVSASALLMSHLSKISEEIILWVTDEFSFAKLTDKCATGSSLMPQKKNPDVPELIRGKTGRVYGHLQALLTMVKGVPLSYNKDFQEDKEPIFDTAETISSCIKAMTILINEGIEFNEKNLSDSVENDFSNATDLADYLVGKDVPFRTAYQVVGQIVKYCLERKVLLKNLKIDEFKNFHPEFDEDVFVDLKPLNVVKSRNSEGGTGFVQVEKEVNNWKKKLSI